The following nucleotide sequence is from Psychroserpens sp. Hel_I_66.
TTATTATCTGCCTCAACGACGTCATGAAGATATTTACCACAATTTAAATTTTGGATTTGACCTACCAATTGGGTCGCAAATTTATGACCACCCTTTGAGGGTTCAAAGTATTTTTGATGGCTCATCGCATCTCCACGAAGTGCCATGACATTATCTATGCCCAAATAATGACAATCTATTAATAAGTATTCTGTTTCCTCTTTAGAAAACCCTCCACACAGCACATGTGGTACCGTATCTACATCATATTTATGTTTGATTGCTGCACAAATACCAACTGTGCCAGGACGCATTCTCGTAATTCGCCTATCTAACAATCCCTCGCCTTTATCAATATAAACATATTGCTCCCTAGACGTCGTGACATCAATAAATGGAGGTTTATACTCCATTAATGGATCAATATTACTGTATAACTCGTGAATACTATTTCCTTTTTTTGGCGGAATAATCTCAAAAGAAAACAATGTTTTTCCGTTGGCTTTTTTAATGTGTTCAGTTATTTTCATATGTTAATTCCAAACTTTTGGAAGTCATTTTCAGAAACAAATTTATAACCGAACATCTTCTTTAATTAAAATTTTGACATTAAGCCCGCAATCACCAAAGACACTGCTGTAAGCAATATAATTTGGATAGCAAACTTCAATTCTAATCTATACTTTTTCATTTTAATGTAGCTTTAATTTTTTTGCAAAATTATTCCTTTTTCACATTAAAACATTATCTAAATTGTAATTAATTGTTAAGATTTTTCTGTGCTATAATTTGT
It contains:
- the metF gene encoding methylenetetrahydrofolate reductase [NAD(P)H]; the encoded protein is MKITEHIKKANGKTLFSFEIIPPKKGNSIHELYSNIDPLMEYKPPFIDVTTSREQYVYIDKGEGLLDRRITRMRPGTVGICAAIKHKYDVDTVPHVLCGGFSKEETEYLLIDCHYLGIDNVMALRGDAMSHQKYFEPSKGGHKFATQLVGQIQNLNCGKYLHDVVEADNKADFCIGVAGYPEKHIEAPSLQSDLKRLKEKVDAGADYVVTQMFFDNKKYFDFVEAAKKEGINVPIIPGIKPIAVKKHLQLLPQVFKIDLPQDLINAIENCSNNKNVRQVGVEWTIHQSKELLDAGVPVLHYYSMGKSDNIEAIASALF